One Paenibacillus riograndensis SBR5 DNA segment encodes these proteins:
- a CDS encoding glycosyltransferase family 2 protein: MKKVLLIIPAYNEAKNIKNLLGEIESYKLNMQLEILLDVLVINDCSTDETSNVCNLSSVIVIDLPCNLGIGGAVQTGYKYAYKYNYDIAVQVDGDGQHDPSYLSSVLVPLVQDQADLVIGSRYIANEGFQSTQFRRIGIRFFSNLLKLLSGSKISDPTSGFRACNTKVIKQFSNYYPKDYPEPESIMCLLRLGHRIEEVPVQMRARKEGISSINIKRSIYYMLKVTLAILIDRLRENKAV; this comes from the coding sequence ATGAAGAAAGTTTTATTGATCATTCCAGCATATAATGAAGCGAAGAATATAAAGAATTTACTTGGTGAAATAGAGTCGTATAAACTTAATATGCAGCTAGAAATTTTATTAGATGTTTTAGTTATTAATGACTGCTCGACGGATGAAACTTCAAATGTGTGTAATTTGTCTTCGGTAATAGTTATAGATTTACCATGTAACTTGGGGATTGGCGGCGCTGTTCAAACCGGTTATAAGTATGCTTATAAATATAACTATGATATTGCTGTACAAGTTGATGGAGACGGTCAACATGATCCTTCATATTTGAGTTCCGTATTAGTACCACTGGTTCAAGATCAAGCAGATTTAGTTATTGGTTCAAGGTATATAGCTAACGAAGGTTTTCAGTCCACACAATTCAGAAGAATTGGAATACGCTTCTTTTCGAATCTTTTGAAGCTTTTGAGTGGTAGTAAGATTAGTGATCCAACTTCTGGTTTTCGTGCCTGTAATACTAAAGTAATAAAACAATTTTCAAATTATTACCCTAAAGATTATCCAGAACCTGAATCAATAATGTGTCTGTTGCGTTTAGGTCATCGGATTGAAGAAGTGCCTGTACAAATGCGGGCACGTAAAGAAGGAATTTCATCTATTAATATTAAGAGATCAATATATTATATGTTGAAAGTAACTCTAGCAATTCTAATAGACCGACTACGTGAAAACAAAGCAGTATAG
- a CDS encoding DUF2304 domain-containing protein — translation MAPQLQILLIVISIGVLVIFLRNIRSYKLNLKYALVWIFTIVSCLVLSIFPGLLDIISKVFYIKDPVNALFTVAIVFVLIIIYTLTKALSDASDNLKQLTQEIAILKKQVESEKNE, via the coding sequence ATGGCACCGCAACTTCAAATATTATTAATAGTAATAAGTATAGGGGTTTTAGTGATTTTTTTGAGGAATATTAGAAGTTACAAGCTGAATTTAAAGTATGCTTTAGTATGGATCTTTACAATAGTATCATGCTTGGTATTGTCTATCTTTCCAGGTTTACTAGATATAATCTCAAAAGTTTTTTATATAAAAGATCCAGTAAATGCATTATTTACTGTAGCAATCGTGTTTGTACTCATTATAATATATACATTAACAAAAGCATTATCAGATGCTTCAGATAATCTTAAACAGCTAACACAAGAAATTGCTATTTTAAAAAAACAAGTAGAGAGTGAAAAAAATGAATAA
- a CDS encoding GtrA family protein, translated as MNNVRKLVWDFTNTMFIRYAFIGVIGTIIHTVVLMIMTERLFLNPLLSSVIGFLCSLIVSFFLNVKWTFNKTARVSIFKKYFVVSVFGQILNMLIIYFFINVLVTSYLIGHCISIVIVPVVNYFLNKKYAFK; from the coding sequence ATGAATAATGTTAGGAAACTTGTTTGGGATTTTACAAATACAATGTTTATTCGATATGCCTTTATAGGAGTCATAGGAACAATTATCCATACTGTAGTATTAATGATAATGACAGAGAGATTATTTTTAAATCCTCTACTATCTTCTGTTATTGGTTTCTTATGTTCATTGATTGTATCGTTTTTTTTGAATGTGAAATGGACTTTTAATAAAACAGCAAGGGTTAGCATCTTTAAGAAGTATTTTGTTGTTTCTGTTTTTGGACAAATTCTTAATATGTTAATTATTTATTTCTTTATAAATGTGCTTGTAACTAGTTATTTGATAGGACATTGTATTTCTATTGTAATTGTTCCGGTAGTGAATTATTTCTTAAATAAGAAGTATGCATTTAAATAA
- the rfbD gene encoding dTDP-4-dehydrorhamnose reductase — translation MKVLVTGSAGQLGQDLVLLLQAQGHEVLGCDRQEMDITDLDQCVEIIGGFAPDAVIHCAAHTAVDVAETDIDAAYLINATGSRNVALAAEKAGAKLVYISTDYVFDGMGTQPYHEYDNTDPQSIYGKSKRAGEVLVQSLSSKFFIVRTSWVYGKYGNNFVKTMLKLGQEKPLLQVVDDQKGSPTYTVDLANFLLELIQTEKYGIYHASNTEFCTWYEFTQAIFAEAEDILGLKFTAKLEPCSTEQFPRPAPRPQYSVMEHLAIRTNGFQDIRPWREGLRDFLFELK, via the coding sequence ATGAAGGTGCTTGTTACAGGCTCAGCCGGGCAGTTGGGTCAGGATTTGGTGCTTTTGCTTCAAGCGCAGGGTCATGAGGTTCTGGGCTGCGACCGTCAGGAGATGGATATTACCGATCTCGATCAATGTGTGGAGATCATTGGTGGATTCGCACCGGATGCTGTCATTCACTGTGCTGCTCATACTGCGGTAGATGTTGCTGAGACAGACATAGATGCGGCGTATCTGATCAATGCCACCGGCAGCCGGAATGTGGCGCTTGCTGCTGAGAAGGCGGGGGCAAAGCTGGTGTACATCAGTACAGATTATGTTTTTGACGGCATGGGCACTCAGCCATACCATGAATATGATAATACCGATCCACAGAGCATCTACGGCAAGTCGAAGCGGGCTGGAGAAGTCTTGGTACAGTCCTTATCCTCCAAGTTTTTTATCGTTCGCACTTCCTGGGTATACGGCAAATATGGCAACAATTTTGTCAAAACCATGCTGAAGCTGGGGCAGGAGAAGCCGCTGCTGCAGGTGGTGGACGACCAAAAGGGCTCACCGACGTACACCGTTGATTTGGCTAACTTTCTGCTTGAGCTTATTCAGACCGAGAAATACGGCATTTACCATGCTTCGAATACGGAGTTCTGTACCTGGTATGAGTTCACACAGGCGATCTTCGCTGAAGCAGAGGACATCTTGGGGCTGAAGTTTACTGCCAAGCTGGAGCCATGTTCAACCGAGCAGTTTCCACGTCCAGCACCACGCCCTCAGTATTCGGTAATGGAGCACTTGGCCATCCGGACGAACGGATTTCAGGATATACGGCCATGGCGTGAAGGATTGAGAGATTTTTTGTTTGAGCTAAAATAA
- the rfbB gene encoding dTDP-glucose 4,6-dehydratase yields MKLLVTGGAGFIGSNFVIYMLQQHPEYKIINVDALTYAGNLENLKSIENHPNYTFAKADITDVQAMDVLFSQGVDVVVNFAAESHVDRSILEPDVFVKTNVLGTQVLLDAAKKYNVTKFVQVSTDEVYGTLGATGLFTEETPLTPNSPYSASKAGGDLLVRAYHETFGLPVNITRCSNNYGPYQFPEKLIPLMISRALADQALPVYGDGMNIRDWLYVEDHCSAIDLVIHEGVNGEVYNIGGNNERTNVHIVKTVLQELGKPDSLITYVQDRPGHDRRYGIDPTKITRELGWKPKHTFETGIKETIQWYLNNQEWWTRIQSGEYQKYAELQYGSRLGDSL; encoded by the coding sequence ATGAAACTGCTAGTTACCGGCGGGGCCGGCTTTATCGGCAGCAATTTTGTAATTTACATGCTGCAGCAACATCCGGAGTACAAAATCATCAATGTAGATGCACTTACTTATGCAGGCAATCTGGAAAATTTGAAGTCGATTGAGAATCATCCGAATTATACGTTTGCCAAGGCTGATATCACGGATGTACAGGCGATGGATGTGCTGTTCAGCCAGGGCGTTGATGTTGTGGTCAACTTTGCGGCGGAGTCGCATGTGGACCGGAGTATTTTGGAACCCGATGTGTTTGTGAAGACGAATGTGCTGGGGACGCAAGTGCTTTTGGATGCGGCCAAAAAATATAACGTGACCAAGTTTGTTCAGGTCTCCACAGATGAGGTGTATGGAACGCTTGGGGCGACTGGCCTGTTTACGGAAGAAACGCCGCTTACTCCGAACAGTCCGTATTCCGCCAGCAAGGCGGGAGGGGATTTGCTGGTGCGTGCTTATCATGAGACATTTGGTCTGCCGGTGAATATCACCCGCTGCTCCAATAACTACGGTCCCTACCAGTTCCCTGAGAAGCTGATTCCGCTGATGATTTCGCGGGCTTTGGCGGATCAGGCACTGCCGGTGTATGGTGATGGAATGAATATCCGTGACTGGCTGTATGTTGAGGATCACTGCAGTGCGATTGATCTGGTTATTCATGAAGGTGTGAATGGCGAAGTGTACAACATTGGCGGGAACAACGAGCGCACAAATGTTCATATTGTAAAGACGGTGCTGCAGGAACTGGGCAAACCGGACTCGCTGATCACCTATGTTCAGGACCGTCCCGGGCATGACCGCCGCTATGGCATTGATCCAACCAAAATCACGAGAGAGCTGGGCTGGAAGCCTAAGCATACTTTTGAAACGGGGATTAAGGAAACAATCCAGTGGTATCTGAATAACCAGGAATGGTGGACCCGCATACAATCTGGTGAGTACCAGAAATATGCTGAGCTCCAGTACGGCAGCCGTCTGGGGGATTCGCTGTAA
- a CDS encoding glycosyltransferase family 2 protein, which yields MDCLRSVYDSETNFVYEIILIDNNSRDDSVERISREFPGVMLIANSENVGYARANNQGMEVASGRYVLLLNSDTVVLKDTLQTMISFMDGRPDLGASGCKVILPDGSLDKACKRGFPTPSASFYYAFGFSKLFPDRPRFNGYQLGYLDPDQDYPVDCLVGAFMLLRRETIEQVGGLDEDFFMYGEDLDWCFRIKEAGWGIYYYPQTSIIHLKGGSARRRPFKIVYEFHRAMILFHRKHYSKRYNSMINGAVYAGVGVKFALSLVRNALIRPRTAPSPAQTLTSTAEAGSRTESNAEVRL from the coding sequence ATGGATTGTCTGAGGTCGGTATATGATTCGGAAACTAATTTTGTCTACGAAATTATTCTGATAGATAATAACTCGCGGGATGACTCGGTTGAGCGGATTAGCCGGGAATTTCCCGGTGTGATGCTGATTGCCAACTCTGAGAATGTCGGGTATGCCCGTGCCAATAATCAGGGGATGGAGGTGGCTTCAGGCCGGTATGTGCTGCTGCTGAATTCGGATACGGTCGTGTTGAAGGACACGCTGCAGACGATGATCTCCTTTATGGACGGCCGGCCGGATCTTGGAGCTTCGGGCTGTAAGGTGATTTTGCCGGATGGTTCGCTGGATAAGGCCTGCAAGCGGGGATTCCCTACGCCTTCTGCTTCCTTCTATTATGCTTTCGGCTTCAGTAAGCTGTTCCCGGACCGGCCGCGATTCAATGGCTATCAGTTAGGTTACCTTGATCCTGATCAGGATTATCCTGTAGATTGTCTGGTCGGAGCGTTTATGCTGCTGCGGCGGGAGACGATTGAGCAGGTGGGCGGATTGGATGAGGACTTTTTTATGTACGGTGAGGATTTGGATTGGTGCTTCCGGATTAAGGAGGCCGGATGGGGAATCTATTATTATCCGCAGACGTCCATCATACATTTGAAGGGCGGCAGCGCGCGGCGCAGGCCGTTCAAGATCGTCTATGAGTTTCATCGGGCGATGATTTTATTTCACCGCAAGCATTATAGCAAGCGGTACAACAGTATGATAAATGGAGCGGTGTATGCGGGAGTGGGCGTGAAGTTCGCACTTTCTCTGGTGCGTAATGCCCTGATCCGTCCCCGGACTGCACCGTCCCCGGCGCAGACTCTTACAAGTACCGCAGAAGCGGGTTCAAGAACGGAATCGAATGCTGAGGTGAGATTATGA
- the pcrB gene encoding heptaprenylglyceryl phosphate synthase encodes MRQKIQPWRHVFKLDPDRELGDRELEAVCLSGTDAILVGGSTGVTYENTVALLARVRQYELPCALEISDLEAVVPGFDLYMIPMVLNSPDTDWILGHHRRAIERYGSLIPWEQLLTEGYIVLNGDSSVARLTGADSSLSGEGAAAYAQIADKLMSLPVIYLEYSGAFGDMDTVRTVRETVEHSQLFYGGGITGVAEAGQAAALCDTVVVGNVIYQNLQQALLTVQAVKQTLQIEF; translated from the coding sequence ATGCGGCAAAAGATACAGCCATGGAGGCATGTATTTAAGCTGGACCCGGACCGTGAGCTGGGGGACCGTGAGCTGGAGGCGGTCTGCCTGTCGGGGACGGATGCGATACTGGTCGGAGGCTCCACCGGAGTGACCTATGAAAATACGGTTGCTTTGTTAGCCAGAGTGCGTCAGTATGAGCTGCCCTGTGCCCTGGAAATCTCGGATTTAGAGGCAGTAGTGCCGGGTTTTGATCTGTATATGATTCCAATGGTGCTGAACAGCCCGGATACCGACTGGATATTGGGCCATCACCGCCGGGCGATTGAACGCTACGGGAGTCTGATTCCGTGGGAGCAGCTGCTAACCGAAGGCTACATCGTATTGAACGGCGATTCTTCCGTAGCCCGCCTTACAGGAGCTGACAGCTCGCTGAGCGGGGAAGGGGCAGCGGCTTACGCACAAATTGCGGACAAGCTGATGAGTCTGCCGGTGATTTATCTGGAGTATAGCGGTGCATTCGGCGACATGGATACGGTGCGCACAGTAAGAGAGACTGTGGAGCATAGCCAGCTTTTTTATGGCGGGGGGATTACAGGCGTGGCTGAAGCCGGGCAGGCTGCTGCGCTGTGTGATACTGTTGTGGTCGGCAATGTGATCTACCAGAATTTGCAGCAGGCGCTGCTTACCGTACAGGCGGTGAAGCAGACGCTGCAGATTGAATTTTAA
- a CDS encoding glycosyltransferase family 2 protein yields the protein MNNKFNSSISNKINNKTVSVHIVTYNSADDIVDCLTAVYAQDYPVQQIVVVDNASADGCAGRVRAFSDTLAAQAHSAQQLEGGADGGLKSKVHVPSLTLLENDINTGFAPAHNQAIAATDTDYVLVLNPDLTLEPDYISRLIAGMEADPRIGSATGKLLLKADHSLVDSTGLRMNRARRAFDRGAGEPAAQWPESGVVFGVSGAAAMYSRRMIEDISVNGEFFDADFFAYKEDVDVAWRAELFGWLAYYDAEAVGYHERGWKTSGRDSKPMFIRRNSYINRYKMIYKNEPARTLFSTFLYSLPYEAAAHGYMLLREPKLIRAWGSFWAQRRNLKQKRKYIQAKVKSLRAGKTSQGNKAVER from the coding sequence ATGAACAACAAATTCAATAGCAGCATCAGTAATAAAATCAACAACAAAACAGTAAGCGTACACATTGTTACCTATAACAGCGCAGATGACATTGTGGATTGTCTGACCGCAGTGTATGCCCAGGACTATCCCGTCCAGCAGATCGTTGTGGTAGACAATGCCTCGGCAGACGGCTGCGCGGGCAGGGTGAGAGCGTTCAGCGATACACTCGCCGCGCAAGCCCATTCAGCACAGCAACTGGAAGGCGGGGCGGACGGTGGCTTGAAGTCGAAGGTACATGTTCCTTCCCTGACTCTTTTGGAAAACGACATCAACACCGGCTTCGCCCCCGCTCACAATCAGGCTATTGCGGCTACGGATACAGATTATGTACTGGTCCTTAACCCGGATCTGACGCTGGAACCTGATTATATCTCCCGCCTGATTGCGGGGATGGAAGCCGACCCCCGGATCGGCAGTGCCACAGGCAAGCTTTTGTTAAAAGCGGATCACTCCCTCGTAGACAGTACAGGACTGCGGATGAACAGGGCGCGGCGCGCCTTTGACCGTGGAGCCGGAGAGCCTGCTGCGCAGTGGCCGGAATCAGGAGTTGTATTCGGGGTGTCTGGTGCAGCGGCGATGTATTCCCGCCGGATGATTGAGGATATCAGCGTGAATGGCGAGTTTTTTGATGCGGATTTTTTTGCATATAAGGAAGATGTGGATGTGGCTTGGCGGGCAGAGCTATTCGGCTGGCTGGCCTACTACGATGCAGAGGCGGTCGGCTACCATGAGCGGGGCTGGAAAACGTCGGGCCGCGACAGCAAGCCGATGTTCATCCGGAGAAATTCTTATATTAACCGTTATAAAATGATCTATAAAAACGAGCCTGCGCGCACGTTGTTTTCGACTTTTCTCTATTCTCTGCCCTACGAGGCCGCAGCGCACGGATATATGCTTTTAAGAGAACCAAAGCTAATTAGAGCCTGGGGTTCATTTTGGGCACAGAGACGGAATCTAAAGCAAAAACGGAAGTATATTCAGGCGAAGGTTAAGAGCCTCAGAGCAGGTAAAACCAGCCAAGGTAACAAGGCAGTGGAAAGATAA
- a CDS encoding glycosyltransferase family 2 protein: MDKVQVLMSTYNGEAYIEEQLKSILQQTYHNIVILIRDDGSSDNTVLIIQKFMGMYPDKFRFIKGSNVGVIQSFFNLMHSADLDASYFCFCDQDDVWMNDKVERSVQLLHLCDTAGMYFSPTMLADQNLSPIKVWPAPPKKDPHFYNAIVQNIAVGATMAINKAARDLIVSKTVNMENLQMHDWWVYLCVSAFGKVYYDERPTIYYRQHNNNVIGGHRTILHELRSKWRSFRNHSGHKLLKKQAVEFNKTYVELLDAEKLDQLQLFIQDRKSIREKYQFLQKSKLYRNSFLENQLFKFLILIDYV; this comes from the coding sequence ATGGATAAAGTACAAGTTCTGATGTCGACATATAATGGCGAAGCATATATTGAAGAACAGCTTAAGAGTATATTACAACAAACCTATCATAATATAGTCATCCTTATTCGTGACGATGGTTCAAGCGATAACACTGTACTCATAATTCAGAAGTTTATGGGTATGTATCCTGACAAGTTTCGCTTCATTAAAGGTAGTAATGTAGGGGTTATCCAAAGTTTTTTTAATTTAATGCATTCAGCTGACTTAGATGCATCATATTTTTGTTTTTGTGATCAAGATGATGTTTGGATGAATGATAAAGTTGAAAGATCGGTGCAGCTTTTGCATTTATGTGATACGGCTGGAATGTACTTCTCACCTACAATGCTAGCAGATCAAAATCTTAGTCCGATTAAAGTATGGCCGGCTCCTCCGAAAAAGGATCCACACTTCTACAATGCTATAGTTCAAAATATTGCTGTAGGTGCAACCATGGCTATTAATAAAGCAGCAAGAGACTTAATTGTCTCTAAAACAGTTAATATGGAAAACCTTCAAATGCATGATTGGTGGGTCTACCTATGTGTATCTGCATTTGGCAAAGTATATTATGACGAGCGGCCAACGATTTATTATAGGCAGCATAACAATAATGTTATAGGTGGTCATCGAACTATTCTTCACGAGTTGCGGAGTAAATGGAGAAGCTTTCGTAACCATTCAGGTCATAAGCTTTTGAAAAAGCAAGCAGTGGAGTTTAACAAGACCTATGTTGAATTATTAGATGCTGAGAAACTCGATCAACTACAATTATTTATTCAAGATCGAAAATCAATAAGAGAGAAATATCAGTTTCTTCAAAAATCAAAGCTATATCGAAATTCGTTTTTAGAAAATCAGCTATTTAAATTTCTCATTTTAATTGATTATGTCTAG
- a CDS encoding glycosyltransferase family 39 protein, whose translation MNVIKCELELNYKKILMGIIFVALVARILVLLNYGYGLSLNSDDMGYWKSAINLISSGKLTYHDPNELTTHIMPGMPVLLASIILIFGKGSIGMTAAKIFMILCGVLSVFTVALIARCLTRNEFVSLLSAFFLAIYIPQLVTDNLLLTESPYTTSLLLMVYYSLVLAEKKKSKYLILLTVFYLISVYLRPAVALYPLVFAIYFLLKKYPVKLLLKHGGIAAIIIIVFLAPWWIRNYVEFDKFIPLSSGVGNPLLLGSFQGVGYPDTISLDDTINDIEQHNKITSWYERFELQEKVAKQRLVEWYDKNPMDFLYSHIVLKPKIMWNYAFYWIPIFDIKSNLVHTSHLIILLCSSIGIIYSMIRNKENKLESFYLFASILYFTYVYSMFFAFNRYNITLMPFVFIGFSIFIYKVYSYLYSFIRKLSGGII comes from the coding sequence ATGAATGTAATAAAGTGTGAATTGGAATTAAATTATAAAAAAATATTAATGGGTATTATATTTGTTGCATTAGTTGCACGAATATTGGTTTTGTTGAATTATGGTTATGGGTTAAGTTTGAACAGTGATGATATGGGTTATTGGAAAAGTGCGATTAATTTAATTTCATCAGGAAAGTTGACCTACCATGATCCCAATGAGTTGACAACACATATAATGCCTGGTATGCCGGTATTATTAGCTAGCATTATCCTAATATTCGGAAAAGGTAGTATAGGAATGACAGCTGCTAAAATATTTATGATTTTATGTGGCGTACTTTCGGTCTTTACGGTTGCATTAATCGCTAGATGTCTTACCAGAAATGAGTTCGTCTCATTATTATCCGCATTTTTCCTGGCTATCTATATACCACAACTTGTTACTGATAACTTACTACTCACTGAAAGTCCTTATACCACATCTCTATTGTTGATGGTGTATTATTCTCTTGTTTTAGCAGAAAAGAAAAAAAGTAAGTATCTAATTTTATTAACTGTATTTTATTTGATTTCTGTGTACCTTAGACCGGCAGTAGCGTTATACCCATTAGTTTTTGCTATATATTTCCTTTTAAAGAAATATCCAGTGAAATTATTGCTTAAACATGGTGGAATTGCTGCGATTATTATAATTGTATTTCTAGCTCCTTGGTGGATTAGGAATTACGTAGAGTTTGACAAGTTTATACCATTAAGTTCTGGGGTGGGTAATCCTCTATTACTTGGGAGTTTTCAAGGTGTGGGATATCCTGATACTATAAGTTTAGATGATACGATTAACGACATAGAACAACATAATAAGATAACGAGTTGGTATGAACGATTTGAACTTCAAGAAAAGGTTGCAAAACAAAGATTAGTCGAGTGGTATGATAAAAATCCAATGGATTTTTTGTATTCACATATAGTGCTAAAACCAAAAATTATGTGGAATTATGCTTTTTATTGGATACCGATATTTGATATAAAATCAAATCTTGTTCATACTAGTCACTTGATTATTTTGCTGTGTAGTTCTATAGGAATAATTTATTCTATGATAAGAAATAAAGAGAATAAACTGGAGTCTTTTTACCTTTTTGCAAGCATTTTGTATTTTACTTATGTCTATAGTATGTTCTTTGCATTTAATAGATACAACATAACTTTGATGCCATTTGTATTTATTGGATTTTCAATATTTATATATAAAGTTTATTCGTACTTATACAGTTTTATAAGAAAACTGTCAGGAGGTATTATATGA
- a CDS encoding phosphatidylinositol-specific phospholipase C/glycerophosphodiester phosphodiesterase family protein produces MKNTKIIATVVMIFALISLLVITLDDRDKEPAAGFLSHRIVAHAMGGVNGHAYTNTLEAFVANYEQGTRVFEADLMLTSDGQLVARHEWSKNMSRLLGQQTVLPAAKQGTVLEYAQFMNSPILDIYSPLDIDKILDLMQAYPDAYIVTDTKETNPERVTQQFRLLTEAAERRDPALLERVVPQIYNQDMLGVINKVHVFPEVLYTLYQSQDSDEQVTDFAKESGVDITMPSDRANKSFVQKLKKAGVRVYVNTVNEENEIVELSRLGVDGFYTDFVSEDDLRTFKGLR; encoded by the coding sequence ATGAAAAACACAAAGATTATTGCTACAGTCGTCATGATTTTCGCTTTGATCTCTCTGCTGGTGATCACACTGGATGACCGGGATAAAGAACCGGCAGCCGGCTTTCTGTCTCACCGGATCGTTGCCCACGCTATGGGAGGCGTCAATGGGCATGCGTATACGAATACTCTGGAAGCTTTTGTGGCTAATTATGAGCAGGGAACCCGTGTGTTTGAGGCCGATTTAATGCTTACGAGCGATGGTCAGCTGGTTGCCCGCCATGAGTGGTCCAAAAATATGAGCAGGCTGCTGGGACAGCAAACGGTACTGCCTGCCGCCAAGCAAGGCACTGTGCTGGAATATGCCCAGTTTATGAACAGTCCCATCCTGGATATCTATTCTCCGCTGGATATTGATAAAATCCTAGATCTCATGCAGGCATATCCGGATGCCTATATCGTTACAGATACGAAAGAGACGAACCCGGAACGGGTAACACAGCAGTTTAGGCTGCTGACCGAGGCTGCGGAGCGCCGTGATCCGGCTTTGCTGGAACGGGTGGTTCCGCAGATTTACAATCAGGACATGCTGGGTGTAATCAATAAGGTCCATGTTTTTCCGGAAGTGCTGTATACCCTCTACCAATCGCAGGACAGCGATGAGCAGGTAACCGATTTTGCAAAAGAGAGCGGTGTAGACATCACCATGCCGTCCGACCGGGCCAACAAGAGCTTTGTGCAAAAGCTGAAAAAGGCCGGAGTCCGCGTCTATGTGAATACGGTTAATGAGGAGAATGAAATCGTGGAGCTCTCGCGCCTTGGTGTGGACGGCTTCTATACAGACTTTGTTTCTGAAGATGATTTAAGAACGTTCAAGGGGCTTCGTTAG
- a CDS encoding undecaprenyl-phosphate glucose phosphotransferase — protein sequence MIRRNQRFLTQLYMVADFLVIQLAFLAAWWLKFRSGWLEYSETLPIESYAYWSFIYGGIAVLIGIVLSLYLPKRKKRFVDEFLKIFQVHIMAVFMLLGLMFFLKEIDVSRQYLAIYMGFNVLSIMLYRYVLKKMLKSLREKGLNRQFVLILGAGTLGKRFYNNLVQYPELGYETIGFLDDFHTWDDIEEQRYKPILGTVDELPGMLEMLPVDEVILALPLDAHSKYPAIIAACEKAGVRTLIIPDFFDYLPARPYFDNFAGMPMINVRDIPLDMTGNKLAKRAFDILFSLFAIIILSPVMLLVALGVRLTSPGPVIFKQERVGLNRRNFMMYKFRSMKMQQEGVEDTGWSTPVDPRRTKFGTFIRRTSLDELPQFFNVLFGQMSVVGPRPERPYFVEQFRGEIPKYMVKHHVRPGITGWAQSNGLRGDTSIEERIKHDIFYIENWSLLFDIRIIFKTIRNGFKNAY from the coding sequence ATGATTCGCCGTAATCAGAGGTTTTTAACACAGCTGTATATGGTTGCCGATTTTTTAGTGATTCAGTTGGCCTTTCTGGCCGCCTGGTGGCTTAAGTTCAGAAGCGGCTGGCTGGAATACTCCGAGACATTGCCCATTGAGTCTTATGCGTATTGGAGTTTTATTTACGGCGGTATTGCCGTACTGATTGGGATTGTACTTTCGCTGTATTTGCCAAAGCGCAAGAAGCGTTTCGTCGATGAGTTCCTTAAGATTTTCCAGGTCCATATCATGGCTGTTTTTATGCTGCTTGGCTTAATGTTTTTTCTGAAGGAAATTGACGTATCCCGGCAATACCTTGCGATCTATATGGGTTTTAACGTCCTTTCTATTATGCTGTACCGCTATGTGCTGAAGAAAATGCTGAAATCGCTGCGCGAAAAAGGCCTTAACCGCCAGTTTGTCCTGATTCTAGGTGCCGGTACGTTGGGTAAAAGATTTTACAACAACCTGGTGCAGTACCCGGAGCTGGGATATGAAACCATTGGTTTTCTGGATGATTTTCATACATGGGATGACATTGAAGAGCAGCGCTACAAGCCGATACTGGGGACCGTGGATGAACTGCCGGGGATGCTGGAAATGCTGCCGGTGGACGAGGTGATCCTGGCCCTTCCGCTGGATGCCCATTCCAAATACCCGGCGATTATCGCCGCCTGTGAGAAGGCCGGGGTGCGGACGCTGATTATTCCTGATTTCTTCGATTATTTGCCGGCCCGGCCTTACTTTGATAATTTTGCCGGCATGCCGATGATCAATGTCCGTGACATTCCGCTGGATATGACCGGCAATAAGCTGGCCAAACGTGCTTTTGATATTCTTTTCTCACTGTTCGCCATTATCATTTTGTCGCCTGTGATGCTGCTTGTGGCGCTGGGTGTGCGTCTGACTTCCCCGGGTCCGGTCATATTCAAGCAGGAGCGGGTGGGGCTGAACCGGCGCAATTTCATGATGTATAAGTTCCGCTCTATGAAGATGCAGCAGGAAGGGGTGGAAGATACGGGCTGGAGTACTCCGGTCGATCCCCGGCGGACCAAGTTCGGTACCTTTATCCGCAGGACCAGTCTGGATGAGCTGCCGCAATTTTTCAACGTGCTGTTTGGCCAGATGAGTGTGGTCGGCCCCCGACCGGAACGTCCCTACTTTGTGGAGCAGTTCCGCGGTGAAATTCCGAAATATATGGTCAAGCATCATGTACGTCCGGGAATTACCGGCTGGGCACAGAGCAACGGGCTCCGTGGTGACACCTCTATTGAAGAGCGGATCAAGCATGATATTTTCTATATCGAGAACTGGTCGCTGCTGTTCGATATCCGGATTATTTTCAAAACCATCCGCAACGGATTCAAAAATGCTTACTGA